In one window of Streptomyces roseofulvus DNA:
- a CDS encoding ATP/GTP-binding protein translates to MEARIVFIPDAAEAPAPAEPVIDPAVLARQAVDSMRLDGPSVASPRAAGRYLIGMPMWLWATPSPSTFGPVSASASAGAVTVTATAKVTSVRWTTGDGTTITCTGPGTPYAARHGAQDSPTCGHRYTRSAEYEGTATSTWTVTWEAPALGDSGTITETRATAFTAWVGEAQAVGTS, encoded by the coding sequence TTGGAGGCCCGGATCGTCTTCATCCCGGACGCCGCCGAGGCTCCCGCGCCTGCCGAGCCGGTCATCGACCCCGCCGTCCTGGCCCGCCAGGCGGTCGACTCGATGCGCCTGGACGGCCCGTCGGTGGCCTCGCCGCGCGCGGCCGGCCGGTACCTGATCGGCATGCCCATGTGGCTGTGGGCCACCCCGTCCCCGTCGACGTTCGGGCCGGTGTCGGCGTCCGCCTCCGCCGGGGCCGTCACCGTCACCGCCACCGCCAAGGTGACGTCGGTCCGCTGGACGACGGGCGACGGCACCACCATCACCTGCACGGGCCCCGGCACCCCGTACGCGGCCCGGCACGGCGCCCAGGACTCGCCCACGTGCGGCCACCGCTACACCCGCTCCGCCGAGTACGAGGGCACCGCCACCTCGACCTGGACCGTCACGTGGGAGGCGCCCGCCCTCGGCGACTCCGGCACGATCACCGAGACCCGCGCCACGGCGTTCACGGCGTGGGTGGGCGAGGCGCAGGCCGTCGGCACCAGCTGA
- a CDS encoding ATP-binding protein, whose amino-acid sequence MKTIRASNVLLVGPPGVGKTMLAVALARSAVDAGHRVYFTTAAELAAKCHKAALEGRWSSVMRFFAGPRLLMIDELGYLPLPGDGASALFQVINQRYLKSSTILTTNVGIADWAGAFGDATVAAAMLDRLLHRAAVVGIDGPSYRLRSHQSHSDNLRKGETGRAG is encoded by the coding sequence ATGAAGACGATCCGGGCCTCCAACGTCCTGCTGGTCGGCCCGCCCGGCGTCGGCAAGACCATGCTGGCCGTCGCCCTTGCCCGCTCCGCGGTCGACGCCGGCCACCGCGTCTACTTCACCACCGCCGCGGAACTCGCCGCCAAATGCCACAAAGCCGCACTCGAAGGCCGCTGGTCAAGCGTCATGCGGTTCTTCGCCGGCCCCCGCCTGCTCATGATCGACGAACTGGGCTATCTGCCGCTGCCGGGCGACGGCGCGTCCGCTCTCTTCCAGGTGATCAACCAGAGGTATCTGAAGTCGAGCACGATCCTCACGACCAACGTCGGTATCGCCGACTGGGCCGGCGCCTTCGGCGACGCCACCGTGGCCGCCGCGATGCTCGACCGGCTCCTGCACCGCGCTGCCGTGGTCGGCATCGATGGACCGTCCTACCGCCTCCGCTCGCACCAATCCCACTCCGACAACCTCCGCAAAGGGGAGACCGGACGTGCTGGTTGA